AGAGGTAAAGAATAAGGAACAGCGCCACACCTTCCAACGCAAACTGATACAGCTGCGACGGGTGGCGCGGCAGTTGCGCCGGGTCGCTGAACGGCGGGAACACCATGGCCCACGGCACGTCGGTCGGCTTGCCCCACAACTCGGCGTTGATAAAGTTGCCAATGCGCCCGGCACCCAGGCCGATCGGCACGAACGGCGCCACAAAATCCATCAACTGGAAGAACGACTTGCCGTTGCGGCGCCCGAACCACCAGGCGGCGATCATCACGCCGACAAACCCGCCGTGGAATGCCATGCCGCCCTTCCACACTTCGAAAATCAGCGTCGGGTTGGCGATATACGCAGACAGGTCGTAGAACAGCACATACCCCAGGCGCCCGCCGACGATCACCCCCATCGACATCCAGAACACCATGTCGGAGAGCTTCTCCTTGGTCCAGGTCGGGTCGAAACGGTTCAGGCGCCGGGAAGCCAGCAGCCAGGCACCGCCGATGC
This genomic stretch from Pseudomonas synxantha BG33R harbors:
- the lgt gene encoding prolipoprotein diacylglyceryl transferase; this translates as MLPYPQIDPVALAIGPLKIHWYGLMYLIGIGGAWLLASRRLNRFDPTWTKEKLSDMVFWMSMGVIVGGRLGYVLFYDLSAYIANPTLIFEVWKGGMAFHGGFVGVMIAAWWFGRRNGKSFFQLMDFVAPFVPIGLGAGRIGNFINAELWGKPTDVPWAMVFPPFSDPAQLPRHPSQLYQFALEGVALFLILYLFSRKPRPTMAVSGMFALFYGIFRFIVEFVRVPDAQLGYLAWGWLTMGQVLSLPMILAGLGMLWWAYNRPQPLKNAAL